The following are encoded in a window of Pseudofrancisella aestuarii genomic DNA:
- the gcvT gene encoding glycine cleavage system aminomethyltransferase GcvT: MLKTVLHDTHVSSGAKMVDFSGWEMPINYGSQIAEHNSVREACGIFDVSHMLALDIVGKDTSDFLRYLLANHINKVQANEAQYGCMLNADGGIVDDLIVYKINDNFFRLVINAGNRASDFEWIKQNSSGYDVEITPKENLAIIAVQGPKASEVLSKTLDKAVSERVLSLNPFNFLFHDEWMFARTGYTGEDGFEIAVPRDEAVSFWNDLVANGANPCGLGARDTLRLEAGMHLYGSDMNTSTSPLDRGLGWSVDLKDENRDFIGKSAVLKRKAEGVDTKWVGVVLKSKGVLRAGQQIVFDNGGVGFITSGSFSPTLKYSIALAYVPKEANNPQVVIRDKHLPVEIVKPKFVKNGKSLI; encoded by the coding sequence ATGCTTAAAACTGTTCTTCATGATACTCATGTTTCAAGTGGTGCTAAGATGGTTGATTTCTCAGGTTGGGAAATGCCAATTAACTACGGATCACAAATAGCAGAACATAACTCAGTAAGAGAAGCTTGTGGGATATTTGATGTATCACATATGCTCGCTTTAGATATTGTGGGAAAAGATACATCTGATTTTTTAAGATACCTATTAGCAAATCATATAAATAAAGTGCAAGCTAATGAAGCTCAATATGGCTGTATGCTAAATGCAGATGGTGGTATTGTTGATGATCTTATAGTTTATAAAATTAATGATAATTTTTTTAGATTGGTTATTAATGCAGGTAATAGAGCTAGTGATTTTGAGTGGATTAAGCAAAATTCAAGTGGCTATGATGTTGAAATAACACCTAAAGAAAATTTGGCAATTATCGCAGTGCAAGGTCCAAAAGCTTCAGAAGTTTTATCAAAAACTTTAGATAAAGCCGTATCAGAGAGAGTTTTATCTTTAAATCCATTTAACTTTTTATTCCATGATGAATGGATGTTTGCAAGGACGGGATATACTGGCGAAGATGGCTTTGAAATAGCTGTGCCAAGAGATGAAGCTGTATCATTTTGGAATGATTTAGTTGCAAATGGGGCTAACCCTTGTGGATTAGGAGCTAGAGATACTCTTAGACTAGAAGCTGGAATGCATCTTTATGGCTCAGATATGAATACTTCAACCTCTCCGTTAGATAGAGGTTTGGGTTGGAGTGTTGATTTAAAGGATGAGAATAGAGATTTTATTGGTAAATCAGCTGTTCTTAAAAGAAAAGCAGAAGGTGTAGATACTAAATGGGTTGGAGTTGTGCTTAAATCCAAAGGTGTTTTAAGAGCTGGTCAGCAAATAGTATTTGATAATGGTGGGGTTGGATTTATAACAAGTGGAAGCTTTTCTCCTACACTTAAGTATTCTATTGCTCTAGCATATGTTCCCAAAGAAGCTAATAATCCTCAGGTTGTTATAAGAGACAAGCATTTACCTGTAGAGATCGTCAAACCAAAATTCGTAAAGAATGGAAAATCATTAATTTAA
- a CDS encoding sulfite exporter TauE/SafE family protein: MLLIAICFILTGVLVGLLSGLFGLGGGLTVVPVMIIFLSAYEPSYSANFMHIAVATSLFVMIFTSLISTYAHHKAKNIVWKVVLPLKIGVIIGTIFGAIAATFLSSKILKIFFIFFLIFTILKWAYKLFTNKKTSNIIEFDEPKKILAGIYGFITGSIAVLLGIGSSVMIVPFLKHRNFSMSQAAAIASAITPFIALFGAITYIITGYNNVNIPSYCFGFVYLPAAVGLILGALIGAPLGTLLSTKIPYKIQNIIYLGFLILILFIMIS, translated from the coding sequence ATGCTTCTAATTGCAATATGTTTTATATTGACAGGAGTCCTTGTAGGATTATTATCTGGACTATTCGGACTTGGTGGAGGATTAACTGTAGTTCCTGTTATGATAATTTTCTTGTCTGCCTATGAACCTTCATATTCAGCTAACTTCATGCACATAGCTGTAGCAACCTCTCTTTTTGTAATGATATTTACATCTTTAATTAGCACCTATGCACACCATAAAGCTAAAAACATAGTCTGGAAAGTTGTTTTACCATTAAAGATTGGCGTTATAATTGGAACGATATTCGGAGCAATTGCTGCAACTTTCTTATCTAGTAAAATCTTAAAAATATTTTTTATATTTTTTCTTATATTCACTATACTCAAATGGGCATACAAGCTTTTTACCAATAAAAAAACTAGTAATATTATAGAATTTGATGAGCCAAAGAAAATATTAGCTGGAATATATGGCTTTATAACAGGCAGCATTGCTGTTCTTCTTGGCATCGGCTCTAGTGTTATGATTGTACCATTCCTTAAACATCGTAACTTTTCGATGTCTCAAGCTGCAGCAATAGCATCAGCAATAACACCTTTCATAGCTCTTTTTGGAGCAATCACCTATATTATTACAGGATATAACAATGTAAATATTCCTTCATATTGTTTTGGCTTTGTATATCTTCCAGCTGCTGTAGGGTTAATATTAGGAGCTCTTATTGGAGCACCTCTAGGAACATTATTATCAACAAAAATACCTTATAAAATACAAAATATAATTTATCTTGGATTCTTAATTTTAATCTTATTTATAATGATTTCTTAA
- a CDS encoding APC family permease: protein MKEQTTKKSLSPFHLVLMSMGGMVGTGWLFSPYYVFQGAGVWAILSWIIAAVLILFIAFTFAEVVTFITIRGGFMRFFDITHSKSLGFMMIIIGWLSYVVYLPIEAQGATQYIAFWFPSLINNNAGTVTLSLYGLILSFLIMIILTMFNSSHVKRVANANAGVSICKIILPLTIAIFVIVTCGKVDNVTAHYSNTPFNFSNILFAITSSGVAFAFTGFQNGLILAADAKNPRIALPLSVIAPVLIGLVMYILLTMIYMFCLDGDTSKVFNATAPLLGILSLLGLNYLFVILFVDAVVSPLGTANVYTAVTARILQTVGTTFSWKKLEKLNKNDAPIVALWINFFIALLFLVPAPTWAELVNFLSTLVMLICLSGPVSLMVFRKIKPHGERKFRLKAYALFGYLGFIGCTLFVYWSGLSNLVGLFVLSLILLIIYQFTMVKQYGKAKIDAFMFISYLGLLLLISYSVKANFIPFPYDHILVIILSVIYLNLFVSLRDSEINIDQKMEKISLHG from the coding sequence ATGAAGGAGCAAACAACGAAAAAATCTCTATCACCATTTCATTTGGTGTTAATGTCTATGGGGGGGATGGTAGGAACTGGTTGGTTATTCTCTCCTTACTATGTGTTCCAAGGTGCCGGAGTTTGGGCTATCCTTTCTTGGATTATAGCGGCTGTTTTAATTCTTTTTATAGCCTTTACTTTTGCTGAAGTTGTAACATTTATAACTATCAGAGGTGGCTTTATGAGGTTTTTTGATATTACACACTCAAAAAGCTTAGGGTTCATGATGATAATTATAGGATGGTTAAGCTATGTTGTATATTTACCAATTGAAGCTCAAGGAGCAACACAGTATATAGCATTTTGGTTTCCAAGCTTGATAAACAATAATGCTGGGACGGTAACGCTTTCTTTATATGGTTTGATATTATCATTTTTGATAATGATAATTTTGACTATGTTTAATTCTTCTCATGTTAAAAGAGTGGCTAATGCGAATGCTGGAGTAAGTATTTGTAAAATAATATTACCTCTAACTATCGCTATTTTTGTGATAGTAACCTGTGGAAAAGTTGATAATGTAACAGCTCATTATAGCAATACACCTTTTAATTTTAGTAATATTTTGTTTGCTATTACTTCGTCTGGAGTGGCATTTGCTTTTACGGGTTTTCAAAATGGTTTAATTTTGGCAGCGGATGCTAAAAATCCCCGCATAGCATTACCATTATCAGTAATAGCACCAGTTCTAATAGGTTTAGTAATGTATATCCTATTAACTATGATATATATGTTTTGTTTAGATGGTGATACTAGTAAAGTTTTTAATGCTACAGCTCCATTATTAGGTATTTTAAGTTTGCTTGGTTTAAATTACCTATTTGTAATACTTTTTGTCGATGCGGTTGTTTCTCCACTTGGTACAGCTAATGTTTATACAGCTGTAACAGCAAGAATATTGCAAACTGTTGGAACTACGTTTTCTTGGAAGAAGCTTGAGAAATTAAATAAGAATGATGCCCCTATTGTAGCCTTGTGGATTAACTTTTTTATAGCTCTGTTATTTTTAGTTCCAGCACCAACTTGGGCAGAGCTTGTAAATTTTTTATCTACTCTTGTAATGCTAATCTGTTTATCTGGGCCTGTATCATTAATGGTTTTTAGAAAGATTAAACCACATGGAGAGAGGAAGTTTAGATTAAAAGCATATGCGTTATTTGGATATTTAGGGTTTATAGGATGTACACTATTTGTTTACTGGTCAGGATTAAGTAATCTAGTAGGTTTATTTGTGTTATCTTTAATTTTATTGATAATTTATCAGTTTACAATGGTTAAGCAATATGGAAAAGCAAAAATAGATGCTTTCATGTTTATTAGCTACTTAGGGCTATTATTATTGATTTCATATTCTGTTAAGGCAAATTTTATTCCTTTCCCATATGATCATATTCTTGTAATTATATTATCTGTTATCTACTTGAATTTGTTTGTTTCTTTAAGAGATTCTGAGATAAACATTGATCAAAAAATGGAAAAAATTAGTTTACATGGTTAA
- the gcvH gene encoding glycine cleavage system protein GcvH, producing the protein MENIPNNLKYVKTHEWVKVEGDVATVGITEYAQSLLGDLVYVELPEVGDTLEMGDDACVVESVKAASDVYAPVGGEVLEVNEDLVDSPEQINKSPFESGWLFKLKISDQAEVEGLLSAEEYSACIEE; encoded by the coding sequence ATGGAAAATATCCCTAATAATTTAAAGTACGTAAAAACACACGAGTGGGTAAAAGTAGAGGGTGATGTAGCAACTGTTGGAATTACAGAGTATGCACAATCTCTTTTAGGTGACTTGGTGTATGTTGAACTACCTGAGGTAGGCGATACTTTAGAGATGGGTGATGATGCTTGTGTTGTTGAATCAGTAAAAGCGGCTTCTGATGTTTATGCTCCAGTTGGTGGAGAAGTGTTAGAAGTTAATGAAGATTTGGTTGATAGTCCAGAGCAAATTAATAAATCTCCTTTTGAAAGTGGCTGGTTATTTAAGCTAAAAATATCAGATCAAGCAGAAGTTGAAGGTTTGCTTAGTGCTGAAGAATATTCAGCATGTATTGAAGAGTAA